Genomic DNA from Acidobacteriota bacterium:
GATCCAGGTCCTTGAGCCAGTGTTTCGTCTGCAGGTACGTCAGGCGGAACCACTCGATCCACTCGTCCGTGGTCGGCATCGTGAGCGGCTTCAGGCCGCGGTTCCTCGTTTCCTCGATTTCGATCGACATGAGGAAGCGGTTCTTCTCCACTTCTCCCAGAGAGAGCAGCTCGTCGGCCGTCCACGGCACGAAGTTCACGCGCCGGAAGTACCACTCCATCGCCTCGCGGCCGACGTTCGGCTTTCCTTTCATCGCGGGCAGACTGGACTCGACCCAGCGCCCGTAGGTCTCCAGCGCGGTCGCGGCGGCATCCGCCGCGGCGACCAGCCGGGCGCGGTGACTCTCGGGAACGTGCGGCGCGAACAGCTTCGCGCCGGCGGCGTATTTCGCACGGATGTTCTTCAGATGCCGGAGCGCCACGCGGCCAAGATCGGCGGAGGCCTCGGCGAGCACGAGCGTCCGCGGGCCCTGCTGGAGGATGGGGCCGGTCCGTTCGAACGCCGACACGATGGCCTCGGCGCGATCGAGCGTGTAGGGCACCGTGCCGCGCACCGCCGCGGCCACCCCGTCGATCGCCTGCTCGACGTAGAAGGAAGGGTTCGTCGCAGGCTCGCGCAGCACCCGGTGCTCGAAATCGACGTCGTCCATCTCCGCGCGCAGGAGCAGGTAGTCCACCTGGTCGTGCACCGGCCAGCGGCGCGGGTCGAGCGCCGCCAGGCGCGCCTGGAACCTGGGCAGCCCCTCGCGCTCCGCGCGGACGACCGCCGCGTAGTCGGGCACGCCACGGCTGGCGTGCGTCGGGCGCCAGGTGCGCGGACGGAACACCGGGCTTCGGAAGCTCCGGAACTCCTCCGCCAGGGCGATCAGCGCGCCCGAGGCGTGCATCACCTGGGCGTGCGCCTTCGGCGGGGCGCTCCCGGCCATGAGGATGACGGCCAGCACGGATCCCGCAGCGCGTCTCATACACCCTCCGGCGCCGGAATTGACCGGCGGTTCGATTGCGCGACCACCTGACCGAATGGTTTGGCCTGAATCGTAGAGTTTCGAGGGCTTGGAGTCTAATAGTTATTAACTCGAGGGTCAAATTTTCGGAAGGGGGCAGAGGCCCGCCGCGTCCGCAGGCGTCCCGAGCGGCGGATCTGAGAGAGAGGGGAAGGCGTACCGGGGCGGCGCGCCGCGGCAGGGCGTCCGGGGCGTGATCACCGCCACGACAAGTGATCGAACCGTTCTCCCTGCTTCATGATCAGCCGCACGCGACGCATCGCCCGGACGTCCTCGACCGGATTGCCCTCGACGGAGATGAGGTCGGCCAGCTTGCCCGCCTCGATCGTCCCGATGCGGTCGCCGTGGCCGATCAGGCGCGCCGGCACGCGCGTGGCGGCTTCGATCGCGGCCAGCGGCGTGAGGCCGGCCTCGACGAGAAACTCGATCCCGAGCGTGAGCGTGCCGTAGAAGCCGTCCGAGCCCAGGCTGAAGGGCAGGCCGGCCTTCCACGCGTCCAGGTACTGGCGCTGGACGTTGCGGACCCCCTGGAACCTGTCGCGCGCCGCGCGGCCCGGCTCGTTGTCCTCGTAGGGCCGGTCCTCCTCCTCCTGTCGCGGATGCGCCCGGCGATACGCCTCGTACTCGCGCGCGAGGTAGTTCAGCCACTCTTCGGCGCTCCGCACGCCCGCGTCCATCGTCTGCCACGTCTTCGTCGTGGGCCGCCAGCCGATGTAGGCCATGGGCGTGAGGCTGGCGGAGGTGCCGTGCTTCAGCATGAGCGCGACCAGCTCGGGCGTCAGCGGACGGGCGTGCTCGATGTTGTCGGCGCCCGCCTCGACGGCCGTGCGAATCGCCGAGCCCCAGCGGCCGGTCGCGTGCACCGTGACCTTCATCCCGAGGCGATGGGCCTCCTCGACGGCTGCGCGCATTTCAGCGGGAGAGATGTGCGCGGTGGCGGGCGTCACGTCGGTATGCGCGAGCTTGATCCACTCGGCGCCGCGGTGAAAGCCCTCCCGCACGGCCTGACGCATCGCCTCGGGGCCGTCGGTTCCGCCCGCGTACTGCCCGTGGCCGCCGGTGGGGGTGATGACGAGACCCGCGCTGATCAGCCGCGGCCCGACGTGCATGCCATTCGCGACGGTATCGCGCAGCAGGATGTCGTTGTAGTTCGGCTCGCCAGCCTGCCGCTGCGTCGTCACGCCGCACAGCAGCTGGACGCGTGCCGCCCGCACAACGGTGAGCATCTGCTCGTTGGCGGGCGCACGCCGCTGCGCATTCAAGCCGAGCACTCCGCCAGCGCCGTAACGCAGGACGAGATGTCCATGCGTATCGATCAGGCCGGGGAGCAGCGTGTGCCCGGCGAGATCGATGACCTCCGCGCCTGCAGGCACCGGCGTGGCGGCGCGGGTGCCAACGGCCTCGA
This window encodes:
- a CDS encoding DUF885 family protein, translated to MRRAAGSVLAVILMAGSAPPKAHAQVMHASGALIALAEEFRSFRSPVFRPRTWRPTHASRGVPDYAAVVRAEREGLPRFQARLAALDPRRWPVHDQVDYLLLRAEMDDVDFEHRVLREPATNPSFYVEQAIDGVAAAVRGTVPYTLDRAEAIVSAFERTGPILQQGPRTLVLAEASADLGRVALRHLKNIRAKYAAGAKLFAPHVPESHRARLVAAADAAATALETYGRWVESSLPAMKGKPNVGREAMEWYFRRVNFVPWTADELLSLGEVEKNRFLMSIEIEETRNRGLKPLTMPTTDEWIEWFRLTYLQTKHWLKDLDLISFPPYVGESSLARGTWQEPFGGIGNRPGLLGFFAEAPPQPSKRLFVVDEDHWFAGTYWERAMRLDPITDYQHSDWPGHYFEGEVTRRNPCPIRAVHRDTGFSQGWAHYWEEFFLDMGYPYLRGPRTRELTYNFLLLRAVRVPLDIRLSDGTLTMEDAIKYQIDRVPTMEDHISRSEVELYVRWPYQATSYIAGKKQIEQILAERIAQNNFEVNWREFHDAMLSYGQIPPALVRWEMTGQDDQIRSFWDAPARARSDRRP
- a CDS encoding amidohydrolase family protein — its product is MMTLFAGSLSDPSRTSCRRRTEFSCSTAIFVLLIVLVVLRSSVAQDRIIALRPSWLLTATGQPPIREGVVLVRGNRIEAVGTRAATPVPAGAEVIDLAGHTLLPGLIDTHGHLVLRYGAGGVLGLNAQRRAPANEQMLTVVRAARVQLLCGVTTQRQAGEPNYNDILLRDTVANGMHVGPRLISAGLVITPTGGHGQYAGGTDGPEAMRQAVREGFHRGAEWIKLAHTDVTPATAHISPAEMRAAVEEAHRLGMKVTVHATGRWGSAIRTAVEAGADNIEHARPLTPELVALMLKHGTSASLTPMAYIGWRPTTKTWQTMDAGVRSAEEWLNYLAREYEAYRRAHPRQEEEDRPYEDNEPGRAARDRFQGVRNVQRQYLDAWKAGLPFSLGSDGFYGTLTLGIEFLVEAGLTPLAAIEAATRVPARLIGHGDRIGTIEAGKLADLISVEGNPVEDVRAMRRVRLIMKQGERFDHLSWR